From the genome of Astatotilapia calliptera chromosome 3, fAstCal1.2, whole genome shotgun sequence:
AACTGTCAGTAAACTCCACCAGAAGGGAAAGTGctgtttaaaaagacaaatatggTGGATTTTAGCACTTATCAGAATTTAATAACATTGGTTTAACTCtgatttaacaaaacaaactaagaaaTTATGAAGTATTTTAATGAAGATGGTGTATTTAAGACTCCTATTTAATCTTAATCTTTTTATCTATCTATTGTTTTACTGTACACCGAGGGCCATGGGAGCATTGCAATTTCAAATTCCTGTGTATGACTGTAAATATGGTCTTTGACAATAAAGCTAactttgaatttgtatttttttttaccttcagaaaCATGGCCGACTCAAACAACATCACTTCAAACCAGACCTGTGTTATGATCGTTACATCAGTCAGCACTTTCTTTATACTGGTCTACAGCATGGTCTTTCTGGTAAGTTTCAAATCTTCAGACTATGCTCTGTTAGAAATGGGTTTAAGGATCACAGTGCATGTACCAAGGTAATGTTTCTTCCATTGTCTATGTCCTGCTTAGGTGGGTTTACTTCTCAATTGCTTCATCATGAAGTTATACTTTCAACAGCAAGCATCTAGTAGCTTAATGGTCTACCTGAAGAACCTGACAGCTGCTGACTTCCTGCTCTGCCTCTTTCTACCGCTCCGTATCGTCCACTATGCCAGGAATTCTGTTCCCATTCAGAGACTCTACTGCACCTTTGGAGCTTCTGCCATCTTCCTTAACATGTACGCCAGCATCATATTCATGGGGTACATCGCTGTTAACAGGTAAGGATTTCCGAATGCAGTTGATGTCAATTTCAAAACTATATTAATGGGTCGACTACAAATCCTGCACTCCTGAAAAGAGAATGGTGGTGTCTTTTAGTCTCAATGACTTTTGTAGATTTAGCAGAACTATTACTGCTTAGTGAAGTACTGCTTCCTTTCTCTTCTTTCCTCAGGTATCTGAAGATTGTCCATCCTTATAGGACTCACTTCCTCCAAACAATACAAGCAGCCCGCAAGATTTCTCTAATCACCTGGTTGATTCTGCTGGCTCCCACAGTTATCTACAACATCCTGCTTTTGATCACTCAGCCACATGTATCTGCAGGTCCTGGTTGCTGCAGTGCCTTCTTTAGTGAATTCGGCAGTGTGCTCCACAAAACACTCCATGCTGGCTGCATTAGCATCTTCCTGTTGGTCTTCATATCCCTGGTCTTCCTCTACTACAGCATCTCCCGCAGGGTGTTGCTGGTACAGCAGAGGCAGCTGGCCTCCTCTGGCTGCGAGAAGCTCCTGAAGTCTCGCAGGAACATGTTAGTGCTGGTCAGCATcttctgtatttgttttgttcccCATCACCTGGTTCGCCTTCCTTTTACTTTTCTATGCAGCAAGGGCTTTGTTGGTCAGGTGTTATACTACTTGAAGGAGGTGGCTACCTTAGTGTCAGTTTTCAACATCTGCGTGGATcctgttgtttacttttttctctGTAAGGCTTTTCGGGCCCAGTTGAGCCAGAAGACAGCATCGCTGAGAGCACATGTCAATATTCAACAATCAAAGGAGGAGAATGAAAACACTGAGCAACAGCTTATCATCCTCCAATCAACAGCAACGAGTCAAACCAGTGAGCTGTGAGGAAAAgttcaacatttttcaaaattaaaacagaCACCTACACAGACATCATTGATGTTTATATTTCTATCTTATGGCTATTAGTACAATGGCTGTTTTAGCTAGAATAAATTACATGGGTGTTTTCATCCTGTCCACATGTGCAgtattgaaaaaatatctcTGTCCgcaagtaaatgcaaaaaacgAAGTCAAACGCTGTTAAGAACATgccaaatcatttttttttgtgtgtcctgtttggatcttttgccatcagaattgttgtcttaaggccaagaaagatgcgaagtggatttatttattttcatcatggccttgccatattggtccatttgattgacctttattataattatgtatttattttacaaacgggacagacatgactgggggatgggacagagagaaagaatgaaagaaagagagggagagaaagaaaaccagagggaagtagagacggtgagaaaggggggaggaaagaaagaaaaacaaacaaaacacctggatcacctgtatggagaaaaaaaacagaagaaagaagaagaagaaagcaaaaccaaaaaaagagcaacataataaaaacagcaccatcacaataaactagctagcagtagataacagtagatactaaatactaaacgatattgtgcagcacgcaagatagacagcgcacaatgtgctttgaggcagcagccaacaaaggtgtagtccgcgtctgtgaacacccgtgtgtacacctgtgtgcacacctgtgtggatcagcacgcttgtattccaaaggtttctccatgtaacgatctgctagggagtgtggggagccacagccccgtcctccagggcatgaagcaggtatggaggagatccaggccccagatatctagaggccccagagtacgaggaccgaggaggaccaccaaaagggggggaaccgtgccaccctcctgggaagagctgagtagagccccaaacgagaggtcacccagcacctacggagcagaggccagagggggttgcagtggcgtgcccgcgggctctgccggcagccagctgtgccagagaggaccgagcttcaggcaCAGAGGCCAGAGGACTGTTaaatttcagacactttgataagtcttcacatatctcacgCCAAAACTTTTGAACTGGTGGAcggaaccaaagagcgtggatgtaattgtccggtgtatttgctgtgcagtgtgagcagttgttggaaggcgTATAGCCCATCTTGGACATCCTATGACCAGTATAGTGCACTCTGTGTAATATTTTgcattgtattaattgcaaactgggatttctgatccactgaaaggtttttaagtaTATCTGAGACCAAaggttttggtctaagctgatcgataaatctgcttcccattttgcaataggaagggatattgattcatccaTTTTAGAacgtgttctgtatattttagacaataatttggggggttttagaCTAAAAAATtgtaccacacttggtggtgtttgtaattcagctTCACTgggatttaatttctttttttactatggatttaatttgttgatattccaaAAATTGTTTCTTGTTGATCCcgtattgtgtaactagtctgtcaaacaaaataaagtctgttccttccaaTATATGTtccaagtatttaattcctttgcaactccaatctggaaagtttatcatattattgttttgtaatatgtccggattgttccagataggtgtacgtttgcatgtcatttttagaaactcccaccatgctgtcagagaagagctgatattgatgcttttaaaatattcatgtcatttgatgtttgagctgataaatggtaggtctgaaatttcTGTGTTATTACATAGTGCCTGTTCTACATCtatccaaggttcatctaagagggtgtgtttaaaCCATCtggagatgaactgaagcctgttggctaaaaaATAGTGATTAaagttaggcagatctaatcgtcctatatccttggtcttttgtaatgtttttaagctgatatgtgggggtttatctttccaaaggaatttagaaATATACGAGTCTAACATACGAGTTGTATGAAgtacagttatacagaaatgtgaactatgcaagttctaaacagttgtaggattaaaaattatcgtatgtacagaatgattatttacacagagctatacggtagtgcagttaagataagtgagatatgtggataattcctacagaggctatataaagtgccagtggttgtgagtggtggttcagtccatgttattattgtgtgtttgagggtacagttgtccattgtgtgtgtgtgtgtgtgtatgttcagtccatgagtttaacgtgggtcagatgtcaggaggcagagttcaggagtctgacagctgtggggaagaagctgttccggtacctggtggtcttagtccggaggctcctgtagcaccttccagagggcaggagggtgaagagtccatgtgatgggtgactggggtctttgatgattttcccagcccttttcagacaccgcttcctgtagatgtcctttatggcaggaagtggtgctccggcgatgcgctgggcagttttcacgaccctctgcaacgccttccggtccgaggcagagcagttcccgtaccagactgttatacagttggtcaggatgctctcgatggtgcaacgatagaagttcaccaggatgtctgaggacaggtggttcttcctcagagtcctcaagaagaagaggcgctggtgagccttcttgaccagcttggagcagttggtcgtccaggtgagatcctaggagatgtggactcccaggaacttgaagctgctcacacgctccacagccgtccccttaatgtggatgagtggatgtgggtcagcattcctcctgtagtccacgatgagctccttggtcttctcggtgttaagcagcaggttgtttctgtcgcaccactcagccagacgatccacctcctccctgtaggcggcctcataattgtcactgatgaggccaatcaccgtggtgtcatctgcaaacttaatgatggtgttggaaccatcagcaggtctgcagtcgtgggtgaagagggagtagaggaaagggctcatcacacagccttgtggtacaccggtgttcattgtgatggtagatgagcagcggttatccagccggacatgttgggggcggttggtcaggaagtccagtatgCACAGTCCAATATGCACTGTTGTAAATTTTGACtagcagttagtggggataggttaattgattaatctaaattgcccataggtgtgaatctgtgtgtgaatgtgagcgcgaatggttgtctatgtctctatgtgttagcccttcGACaggctggcgacctgtccagggtgtaccccgcctctcgccctatgacatctgggataagctccagcgccccccgcaaccctgaaaagcagaagcagaagcgaatggatggatggatggatttaaattacttttatttattttttaaattcagttcagtaTTATTTctatagtgccaaatcataaGCTTGAAAGGGCTTTGTATTCCAGGGCAAAGGCCCaacaaaaatagagaaaaaaccCCAAGGCTAATTTACACCATTTACCACCATTGAGGCCTGCTCTCATAAAGTGTCATAGGTTTTACTCTGTCTGTAAAGCTGGTTTTCAGAAATATAAGATTTTAGAGTACCATCTTTAGCCAGTATAGTGTGACGTCACCAGGTTGGTTGGTTGGGGCATATAGACTTCGCTAACATAAAGTAATGTAACTAATGACAGAACCAATAACTCACTAGAAAACAAGGACGCTGAAACTAAAAATGAGTCTGAGAGGTTGGTTTTTGTTCTGTCCCTGAGTGCAACAATGAGCTTTATGTTAATCAAGAAATCAAGAATAAGGTGTCTACTTTAACTGTCTGTTTCAGTGGTTCTTATTGTTTGTCTATTGCATATCAGTCTTTCCTTTGCACATGATATAATTAGTTGCCTAACATAAACTAGTGTAAGTCTGTTAGCCACAACCAACCAGCCTGGTGACATCACATTCTGTACTGGCACTAGATGGTactaaacatgttttaaaaaattaaagttttaacatgtatttttaaaatccaaCTTTACACACAGAGTTAAACAGATGATAATTTTTGGAGTTAGCCTTTAAATGTGTAGTGTTCACtgattttatctttgtttttttgtgaacaGTATTTCCGGGTTGGTTTGCTGATTTGTCTGCTGGTTCACGCCTTACATTCAGAGTGTGCGATGTTGTCACATTCTTAGAATATTATGGGCTTGACCTTtgaactgttccctgtttgGGCAGAACATGGTGGAAGTGCAGACGACAGCACTGTGAGTTGCAACAGAAAagcaacaggaagtgatacaaCACGCCTTAATGCATACATTACAGCACCCAGTGAGTGAAGTGGAGAGACACGAGACTCCGCAGAAACAAAAGATATAAACCTTACTTCTGTAGTGCTCAGTGCCAttatcatcaccatcaccattatctgacagtggggatggaggttgtatttattttaactgtgtgATAGCTAGCCAATATTACTTGGTTTTCAATTTTCCAACTGATGAGGGGAATGAGGAAGGCCTGCAATGTTATTATAGGTGTcagtaaaataatacattttggcAAACCTGAGAAATCTGCAAAGTggccactctgtgtgtgtggcagtGTGTTTGTATTGAGTTCAGCCTCGTATTGACCTTTGAGCTCAGCAGAAGCCCTGGTGTAATGGCCCTGGCAGTATTTCGGTCATAAATCCTATAAATATGAATTATGACCACTAAATCCATATGTCTGGACTGTAGTTTACATGTGTGTTCTGTACCTTTAAGAGTCCTTTTTCTGATTAAGTGGGCTGTTTGGGGTTGGCTTGAACATGGCATCTGCTGATTGGACCCCACTGCCAACTTAGCCACCTCAGAAACTCTGGCAGCATCAAGCAGCAGCAGGCCCGTCTTCCACCGCCAAATTCATAGTGTTTTTTCTTGTGCGTGTGTTCTgacacacatttatatatagTATTGGAAAATAGCTCTGCTTATTGTTCAGGTAGCACTTTTTTGGAatagattttttgtttgttattttgaacTTGGTTCACCCTGGGGTTTTGGTTCAGTTTTGGTACGTTCGCAGTAGCAATACACTTCACCTTTATCTGTGAATTGGCTACTAGGTGTGTGGCTTTGGGAACCAGGGCGgggaaacacttttttaaatggGATCTATGACACTGGTTTCACTGAATTCATCTGCGGCGAGAACACAAAACCTCAATAGCCTAAAGGTACTGTCCTAATCTACCAGTTAAGGCCACCAGCAAAAAACTTAACTAGAGAAAAATCTGTGGTTATAGTCTCTGACTATCACCTGCTAAACTATTTATTTTGAAGATTGACCTGTTGTTTCGTCTCTAGTTTAGTTGTTGTCACTTTCATCTTCACCAAAGCAGGTGAAATGAATTCACAACTTACTTGGAGAGACTGATACCCTTGATGTGACTTTGTGTTGCACTGTGATACACATACTGATGATAAGTGTATAAACAGtactttgttttaaatcatcatttaaaaactgcgttttataTCTATTCGAGTTATCTGTGTCAAATATTAAAATTGTGTTGATGATGCGAAACACTTAAGcgtgaaaatatatttaaaaaaattaaaaagacattACAAAGGAGGCACAGAATGATTCCCAGCATTGTATATGGCCTGTTTATCACAACTAATCATAAATGAAGTGTCAGCTTTCTGTGCAGCAATTTCAGTGGtttcaaacaggaaacacgTCAGAGATCAGGGTAGAGCTGCAgttactgtgtgttttctgattTACAATGATACCATTAAACCACGAAGACATATTGACTGAAGTAGCGTTTCGTGCTGACAGAAAACTGCAGAGGGATACATCAAATACAGGTGAGTCCAGCTGGTTTCTCAGACTCACATTTATTTGTACTTctgctgattaaaaaaacaaaaaaactgaaaaatgattATCTTTAACATGTGGAGCAAAAACAGTCAATGATCAGCACCCACAACTAACATCCGTGTTCAAGAGACCAATCTGATCTCATGATTCTAAATTTGACTAAGGCCTGGGCCAAAACTACCAATAGTTAACCATGATCCAGATCTGGACTCAGACCTATCTTTAGAATAAGTCTGAGGCCATTTCTAGTTAACTCTGCACAGCTTTTCTCATATTTACGGTAGGATTATTTTTAATCTATGCAGCCTAATTTGTTTGTCTTTATGGAAGTCAATGCACGTACACAGGAAACTCACAAATTAGTCGTGTGCATTGTAACTGATACCACATGATGTTACTCAGCAATTAAATAACCTATTCAGAGCATGGGTGAAAACACAACTCTGCAAGGAGATGAGATGTAGAAATTCAGATCAAAGTTCAAGTAGTAAGTCTGGCAAATCATGAGAGATAACGGTTAAAGATGAGATTGTTTCAATGTTAAATAGAGGGAAGAAGGATGCCATGCAGTAATTAACACTGTCATCTCGCTGCAAGatggtcctgggtttgaatcaaATCTGGGGCCTttttttgtccagtttcctgGTGTTTGTTTCTCTGGTTACTCTGGCTTCATACCACAGTCTAAAGACTGAGGTTAGATTAACCACTGATTCTACATTGACCGTGAGAGTAGAGAGAGTTCACCACCTTGGCCTTCCTTGTTGTAGTAGACCTCAGTCTCTATTGATCTTGTGCTTAAGGCTCATTCCTGAGCTGGCACGTGCTTTCTTTCAGCCCAGCTTTCTCCAGCCATTAGTAAGATTTCTCAGTGTGAGTCATGTCTTTTGTCTGCTGGCAGTACATGCCATGCAAAGACCTGTCTTTCCATGGCGATTTTTCttcttgctcctcttctttcttgagtttctgctgcctgagacATTCACTGAGCACATGGTCAGTAGTGGCCATCTTCCTAATATACCACACATCTGTTGTTTCATCCAATTTTAGTCATATTTAAagcaacaaatcacaaaaacagtttcctTAGCTTTATATCTTCAGGTACAATTATACAGAGAAACCACCAATAATCATGTGCCCCCTTTGCgtaagcactttggcgacagttggaaggaaaaactcccttttaacaggactTCCTTTTAactcagcagaaccaggctgtatgattcagtagcttttaGAATCACTTTTAGCAGTAATGTGAAGTAATGGTTTTCTGCATGGCTTTGTCAGactctcacattgttgtggagcTCTATTGGCTTTCTTTTCATGCTTCTTTGAGGTTTGCCGTCTCTCAATCATTCTGATgttgatttgctgctgtgcttaggATCTTTGTCCTATTGACGGTCTCACATTTGACTCCTATAATACTATATTTGACTATAATACTTTGGTATGCAGAGGAGTTTATGGTCGACTCTGTGACTTTAAGGTGCCCAGGTCCCGTGGCTGCAAATCAAACCCTAATCATCACTCCTCCACCACTGTTCTAATAGTTAATGATACCTTTTGCTGAAATGCTGGGAATGCCAAACATGGTGCTGCCAAATATCTGCACTTCTGGCTGCTCTGtacagaagtcttgtggtttgtttagaAGTAACTTCCCAAGCCTAAGCCATGTTGCCATATTCTTTATGaggagaagaggctttctcctggcggGCACTTTCAAACAAACCATAGTTGTTCGGTCTTCTTTAGATTGTCTGTCAcgaactttaacatttatcaTGTTCACAGTGGCCTGTGGAGTCTGACATATATCTCTTGGgattttttcatagtttttcTGAACATTGCACCATCTGACCTTAGGGTGAACTTACTTAGTTTGACCATCATCAcatggtggcatggtggtttgcactgttgccgcacagcacgaaggtcctgagttcaattctaccatcaggccggggtctttctgtgtggagtttgcatgttctccccgtgttcgcgtgggttccctccggtactctggcttcctcccactgtccaaagacatgcagcttgtggggataggttaattgattaatccaaattgcccataggtgtgaatgtgggagtgaatgtgagtgtgaatggttgtctgtccctatgtgttagccctgtgacagactggtgacctgtccagggtgtaccccgcctctcgccctatgacagctgggataggctccagcacccccgcgaccctgaaaaggataagcaaatggatggatggtttcaCTTTGAGTTACTACATCAAACAAAGACACCATGAAGATAATTTCAAAGATTAAAATAGCAATTATACATAATTTGTTGCAAAATGATGTATATGTGAGGTGGATTTTTGTTTCCGCTCCAGAAACATCACTGACCAAAATACCATGACTTCACCTTCCAATGAGACCTGTGAGGTTAAGGATATTTCAGCCAAACCTTTCTTTATACTGGTCCACAGTTTGGTCTTTCTGGTAAGTTTCAAATCATCAAATTGTGCTCTGTCAGAAATTGGTTTGAGGTTCCCAGTGCATGTACCAAAGTCCTGTTCTCTCCAtcctttctgtgtttctttagGTAGGTTTACCTCTCAATGGCTTCATCATGAAGTTCTACTGTTGTCGAGGTCGAAAGCAGGCGTCCAGCAGCTTGAAAGTCTTCCTGAAGAACCTGACAGCTGCTGACTTCCTATTCTGCCTCTGTCTGCCACTGCGCATCACTTACTATGCCAGAAGCTCTGGAATAATCCCGAGTCTCTACTGCAGCTTTGGAGCTTCTGCCTTTTTCCTCAACATGTATGCCAGCATCATATTTATGGGGTACATTGCTgccaacaggtaaaaaaaaaaacctttatagTGTTGTTAAGTACAACACTGGGTGTTACATCAGtaaatgtagcttgccatcaccagtgtgtgaatgtgtgtgtgaatgggtggatgactggatatgtaaagcgctttggggtccttagggactagtaaagcgctatacaaatacaggccatttaccatttaccatttaaatccTGCAGTCCTAATTAAAGcatgaatgcattttttaacTTAATGATTTTGGCAGCACTGTGGCTGATTAGTGAATTTGTCTATTGCCTGCTTTTGCTTCTCTCTTCAGGTATCTGAAGATCGTCAATCCATCAGGAACTCGCGTCCTGCAGACAGTACGAACTGCCCACATAATCTCTGCGGTCACCTGGGTTTTTCTTCTGGCTACAGCAATTTCTTACAGCAATCTGTATTTGATGACTCAGGAATCTCTGACCTCTAACTCCAGCCGCTGTGATCCCCTCTTTAGTGAATCAGTCAAGTTGTTCTTTAAAATCATCCAGGTTCTGTCTGCCATCATCTTCCTCTTAGTCTTCATATCCCTGGTCTTCTTCTACTACAGCACCTCCCGCAGGGTGTTGCAGGCACAGCAGAGGCAGCTGGCCTCCTCTGAGAAGCTCTTGAAGTCTCGTAGAAACATGTTGCTGCTTGTCAGCAtcttctgtgtttgctttgtccCCTATCACCTGGTTCGACTTCCCTTTACTTTTCTGTCGGGAAACTGCACAGTAGGTCCAGTGTTGTACTACCTGAAGGAGGTGTCCACCATGGTCTCAGTTTTCAACATCTGCCTGGACCCTGTTGTTTACTTTTACCTCTGTAAGGCTTTTCGGGCCAGGGTGAGAAAGTTGTCCAGGAGAGCCAACATTCAACAAGTGAGTGAGGGGAGTGAGAGCAGCAAGGAGCAGTTTGGCATCGTTACATCAACAGCAACGTCTCAAACCAATGAACTGTAGGAAAACTTCCATATTTTATGTACAgccttgttttgtgtgtgtgtgtgtgtgtgtgttttttctttctctttttttgtcacgTGAGTTCTGTGCAATCATGCTTATCCACCCCAAATCTTTACAAATAATATAGTTTCTGCTAAGCTTATTTAAACATATCATGAAGAACTTTTTACCTTTCtgcaatatgtttttttttttattattttattcataacaaAAATTAAAGCATAGATAATTGgtgttgcttaaaaaaaaagaaatctcaggtttttttttctacttggcTGTTTTCcagaaatgtttcatttcattttgatgTGTATTGTAGGAAATGCACTGAATAAAGCGACAATGTTTTGAGGTTGGCATGTGCACATCATCATGATTTATATTCGTGAGCACATTCAGTCACATCATGATTCAAATATACTTGATTATAAAGAGCATTGTTGTactgacttctttttttaactcatGAATCAGTTGTTCCACACCGTTTTAGTCAAAAGGACCTATATGCATCTATAGGGTCATATACGGTAGCTCTAATTCATAACAGAAGTTATCTCAAGGCATTTTAGCTAATGCTTTGGATTTGgtaatctcacagtctaagaaggctaacctgcagtctccatatcctccctggtgaatttgatgtatTGGTCCACTGAGTTAATGTGATCTGTGAAATGTAGGatgtcctgagatttgattttcacccaggtgtcatccacatatctgaaccaatggctttgtggtgttccagggtaggatagcaaagccctcttttccacttcttcaatcgatcaatcaatcaatcaatcaatcaatcaatcaatcaatcaatcaatcaatcaatcaatcaatcaatcaatcaatcaaggcttcATTTGCTATGtccaggttgccctgcagtgaaataggacacccccccccccccctcccccgatcttacacacacaacacagacatcacatggggatacaggtcgaaGATCGGTagtgttacagaaaaaaaaaacactgaaatatacacaacaatgggaaagtaaaagaggaaaaaaagtgacctctactcatgctgggctcctgggaggacagcatgagcacaggaaacaaaaaaac
Proteins encoded in this window:
- the LOC113019697 gene encoding P2Y purinoceptor 14-like, producing MADSNNITSNQTCVMIVTSVSTFFILVYSMVFLVGLLLNCFIMKLYFQQQASSSLMVYLKNLTAADFLLCLFLPLRIVHYARNSVPIQRLYCTFGASAIFLNMYASIIFMGYIAVNRYLKIVHPYRTHFLQTIQAARKISLITWLILLAPTVIYNILLLITQPHVSAGPGCCSAFFSEFGSVLHKTLHAGCISIFLLVFISLVFLYYSISRRVLLVQQRQLASSGCEKLLKSRRNMLVLVSIFCICFVPHHLVRLPFTFLCSKGFVGQVLYYLKEVATLVSVFNICVDPVVYFFLCKAFRAQLSQKTASLRAHVNIQQSKEENENTEQQLIILQSTATSQTSEL
- the LOC113019699 gene encoding P2Y purinoceptor 14-like codes for the protein MTSPSNETCEVKDISAKPFFILVHSLVFLVGLPLNGFIMKFYCCRGRKQASSSLKVFLKNLTAADFLFCLCLPLRITYYARSSGIIPSLYCSFGASAFFLNMYASIIFMGYIAANRYLKIVNPSGTRVLQTVRTAHIISAVTWVFLLATAISYSNLYLMTQESLTSNSSRCDPLFSESVKLFFKIIQVLSAIIFLLVFISLVFFYYSTSRRVLQAQQRQLASSEKLLKSRRNMLLLVSIFCVCFVPYHLVRLPFTFLSGNCTVGPVLYYLKEVSTMVSVFNICLDPVVYFYLCKAFRARVRKLSRRANIQQVSEGSESSKEQFGIVTSTATSQTNEL